A window of the Anoplopoma fimbria isolate UVic2021 breed Golden Eagle Sablefish chromosome 17, Afim_UVic_2022, whole genome shotgun sequence genome harbors these coding sequences:
- the ogna gene encoding osteoglycin, paralog a, with the protein MKALLFTCVLVPWLVAASARRFDQDSQLIPGSLPGSELNGYFIDHLKSRRARRALPTADEPDDSPVTAGGEPSDLPTCLLCVCLTGSVYCEEVSPDMTSVPTLPKETAYLYARFNKIKKIRTKDFADIVTLKRIDLTGNMISEIEDGAFSKLTLLEELSLAENKLVKLPMLPAKLKYFNANHNFLKTKGVKANIFKKMTNLANLYLADNQMEAVPHIPDSVRILHLQNNNITEVTVNTFCRSNDTYYLRPSLSEVRMDGNPVVLSKYPDSFTCMKVLPVGRYR; encoded by the exons ATGAAGGCTCTCTTATTCACCTGTGTGCTGGTGCCGTGGCTGGTGGCGGCCTCGGCCAGGAGGTTTGACCAGGACTCACAGCTGATACCTGGATCTCTACCTGGCAGTGAGCTGAACGGATACTTCATTGACCATTTGAAATCCAGGAGGGCTAGG AGGGCGCTGCCTACTGCTGATGAACCTGATGACAGCCCAGTGACAGCGGGAGGAGAACCCTCTG ACCTGCCCACctgcctgctgtgtgtgtgtctgaccgGTTCAGTGTACTGTGAGGAGGTCAGTCCAGACATGACCAGCGTCCCTACCTTGCCCAAAGAGACGGCCTACCTGTATGCCCGcttcaacaaaatcaaaaagatCAGAACCAAAGATTTTGCCGACATTG TGACTCTCAAGAGGATTGACTTGACGGGGAACATGATCTCAGAGATTGAAGACGGGGCGTTCTCCAAGCTAACCCTGCTGGAGGAGTTGTCTCTGGCTGAGAACAAACTGGTCAAACTTCCTATGCTCCCTGCCAAACTCAAATATTTCAACGCCAACCATAACTTCCTTAAGACCAAGGGTGTCAAGGCAAACATTTTCAAG AAAATGACCAATTTGGCCAACTTGTACCTTGCTGACAACCAGATGGAAGCTGTTCCACACATCCCAGACAGTGTTCGGATCTTGCATCTACAG AACAACAACATCACTGAGGTCACCGTAAACACCTTCTGCAGGTCCAATGACACCTACTACCTACGGCCGAGCCTCAGTGAGGTCCGTATGGACGGCAACCCAGTGGTGCTGTCTAAGTACCCCGACAGCTTCACCTGTATGAAGGTACTCCCTGTCGGACGGTATCGCTGA